The Flavobacteriales bacterium genome includes a region encoding these proteins:
- a CDS encoding TatD family hydrolase has translation MIDTHSHLYLPEFNEDWDEVMARLMLANVEKVLLPNVDVESIEWMKTTVSKAPNVFKPMMGLHPCSVKKETFTKDLEAIKNELFSGNYIAVGEIGMDLYWDKTTKDIQEEALKMQCFWANELRIPVALHTRNATKEVVEIVKQLNLEDLTGVFHCFGDGVEEAHQIIDLGFKLGIGGVLTFKNSGLDKVLEKIDLEHLVLETDSPYLAPAPHRGKRNESSYTFLVAQRLADVKQVNLNEVAEITTKNAQELFKI, from the coding sequence TTGATAGACACACATTCGCATCTTTATCTACCCGAATTCAACGAAGATTGGGATGAGGTTATGGCTCGCCTAATGCTTGCAAACGTTGAAAAGGTGCTGCTCCCAAATGTTGATGTGGAATCAATAGAATGGATGAAGACAACAGTTTCAAAGGCACCAAATGTGTTTAAACCCATGATGGGGTTGCATCCGTGTTCGGTAAAAAAGGAAACATTTACGAAAGATTTAGAAGCCATAAAAAATGAGCTTTTTTCGGGAAACTATATTGCCGTTGGCGAGATAGGAATGGATTTGTATTGGGACAAAACCACCAAAGATATTCAGGAAGAGGCACTTAAAATGCAATGTTTTTGGGCAAACGAGCTAAGAATTCCGGTGGCATTGCACACCCGAAACGCCACCAAGGAAGTAGTAGAAATTGTGAAGCAATTAAATCTTGAGGACTTAACCGGAGTATTTCATTGTTTTGGTGATGGAGTAGAAGAGGCCCACCAAATAATTGATTTAGGATTTAAACTGGGAATCGGAGGTGTGTTAACCTTCAAAAATAGTGGTTTGGATAAAGTTTTAGAAAAAATAGACTTAGAGCATTTGGTGTTAGAAACCGATTCGCCCTATTTGGCTCCCGCACCACACCGAGGCAAACGCAATGAATCTTCCTATACTTTTTTGGTGGCTCAAAGGTTGGCAGATGTGAAGCAGGTTAACCTAAATGAAGTGGCAGAAATAACTACAAAAAACGCACAAGAACTTTTTAAGATTTAA